Sequence from the Cloacibacillus sp. genome:
ATGTATTATGAACGTCAACGCCTGCAACGAAAATGAACTGCGAAACTTCGCTCACGAGCATGTATTCTGGTGGGGCGACAGATGGCATCACGTGGATAGAAACGCGCTCCTTGTATTTATTTTAGCGAAAAAAACCACCGAAACAGAGGAGCTCGCGCGAGAAAGGTTCGGCTTTACGGATGAGGATTTCAAAGAAGCGCTGCGCCAAACACCACCAGGGCTTTTTCTTTTTCCATCTGACTGGGAAGAGACAAACCGCCGATTTGGCATAATACCACCTTTGCCTTTTCCTAAAATAAGCCCTGAAGAAGAACATAAGGAACTGGAAGAACTCAGGCGACAGGCAGTTTCTTTGTAGAGCAAAAATGAGCACGAGGCCCCGCGGCGTCTTTTGGACGGATGCGGGGCCTCGTCAGTTGTTTGGCAAGTTTTGCTTTGTCTTACGCGGGCGTTATGCCTTTTTCACGCACTTGAAATAGAAGGTGCCGAAGCAGACGGCGGCAAAGAGTATCCCCGCCGGGTAGCCGAACTTCGCGGCCGCTTCGATCATCGCGGCGCCTTTAAGCCCGGCTGTGCCTGACATCATGCTTGATATACACGGGCCGAAGCCTTCGGGGGCAACGAGTATATAGGTAGAGGAGACCGCCGACATGAAGGTAGCGGGGACCGCAGCCACCCAGAAGTTGGATTTTTTCTGCGCAAGCCAGACGGCGCACGCCCAAAGCGCCATCATGGCTAGAGTCTGATTCGACCATGAGAAATAGCGCCAGATTATTGAGAAATTCATCTGCGAAAGGAGCGCGCCGCAGAGCAGCAGGGGCACGGAAAGCATGAGCCTCTTGCCGTTCGGCTTCTGATCGATACCGAACCAATCGGCGATGGTAAGACGCGCGGAACGGAAAGCCGTATCGCCGGAGGTTATCGGGCAGGCGACGACGCCCAAAAGCGCAAGTCCGCCGCCAACGGAACCAAGAAGCGTCACGCATATATTATAGACGAGGTTGGAAAGCCCCGCCTGGCTCATCTCAGCCGCAAGGCCCTGAGTGCCGTTGTAGACGGATACGCCGGCCGCGGCCCAGACGAGGGCTATAACGCCCTCTGCCACCATAGCGCCGTAGAATATTTTTCTGCCGTCGCGCTCACTTCTCAGGCAGCGCGCCATCAAAGGAGACTGCGTAGCGTGGAAGCCGGAAATGGCGCCGCACGCGACCGTGATAAACATAAGCGGCCATATCGGCAGCCCCGTCGGCGATTGGTTATAGAAATTGTCCCAAATCTCAGGCATATCATAGCCTTCGAAAATTAGGCCGCCGCCTACGCCAAGGCACATGACGATGAGAGCTATGCCGAAGATCGGATAGAGCTTGCCGATTATTTTGTCGATTGGCAGAAGCGTCGCAAGGAAATAGTAGACCAGGATGACGGCGAGCCAGAAATTAGCGTTCAGCGCCTCGGGCGTCAGTATAGCAAGAAGCCCTGCCGGCCCTGTCGAGAAGGTGGTGCCGACAAGCACCAGCAGCACGACGGAGAAGACGCGCATCACCGTTTTCATTGTTGGGCCGAGGTAAATGCCGACTATCTCGGAAATGCTGGCGCCGTCGTGACGCTCTGAAAGCATTCCTGAAAGGTAATCGTGCACCGCGCCCGCAAAAATAGTTCCGAAGACTATCCAGAAATAGACCACAGGGCCCCACAGAGCGCCCGAAAGAGCGCCGAATATAGGACCAAGCCCCGCTATGTTCAGCACCTGGATAAGGAATATCCTCCACGTTTCAAGCGGCACATAGTCGACGCCGTCAGGATGTTGAACGGCGGGAGTCTTTCTGTCGTCGGGAGAAAAAAGCCTCTCGATATAAGCTCCGTAAATACAGTAGCCTCCGATAAGAAATGCCAGCGCGATCAAAAACGAAATCATTGCATTCCCTCCTTAGTTTTCTGTTCTTGCTCTGCAGAACAGTAGAAAATAATAATTCCAGTTATTTATCAATATAATAGTACGAAAAATGGTTTTCCGTCAACTGGTTTATAACAACTATCCCCGCGCAAATAATAAAAAACGCAAAGCCAGCGTTGCAGCCAGCTTTGCGTTTACCCATTAAAATCCAGTTACGCCACATAATGGACGGCGCAACTTTAATGAAGAATTACTCTGCGAATAAGTAAGATAGGATTGTTCCTTATCTTAATAAAGTTCGGTGGTATGGTAACTGCTGCCATTAGTGGCAAGGCATATTACTCTTGTTATGTCATTTATCCTCTAAGCAGGCTTCCATATATCCTAAACCGCAACAAAGATGCTTTTCAACTGCATTTCTTAGAGCTACACCGTCTTTATCTTTTATTGATTTAATAATTTCATTATGTTCATCGTAAAAATTATTCAGGAATTCTTCTGACGATATCCATATAAGTCTTGCGTACCTTAAGTTATTCCATGTCTGCTGCAGTATTTCAATCATGAGGTCATTATCATAGAAATTAAATATATACATATGAAACCGATCATTCGCTTCAAGCAATTTTTCTAAATCTGGTTTTCCATCACTGCCCGGTTTAAATAGCTCTTTCATTTGATTATTTAAAACTATCATCTGGGGAATATCTTTCGGCTTTATAAAGGGCATCGCGCGTTCCGCAAGCGTTATTTCGAGCAGCGATTTCAATTCCTGTAATTTCCGAAATTCCTGCTTAGATATTCGGGATATTTTCCACCCTGTGCGCGGAATGTAGTGTACAAGCCCCTCCTGCTGCAGTTTCGAAAGCGCTTCTCGAACTGGCGTCGTACTGACACCAAGGCTCTCCGAGTAGTGGTCAATGTTTATTTTCTCCCCTGGACGGATACGGCATGAAAGAATCTGTTCTTTTATGCTTTCATAGGCTAATTCGCTCAGAGTAGGGACTTTTATCAATGGCTGCATCATAGAATCCTCCAGATTTGGGCATAGAAACGCTCCAACTACCATTATAAAAATATTTCTCCATAAAGGCAAGGCCGTGCAAGCGGCTAAAACTACACGCGCTTACACGGCCACAGAGATAGGTACTAATATGGCAATGATTTTTTAAAATGGGCCTAACTTAATAAATGTTGCGATTAGGAGTCCTACGGCCCCGACGCCCATTAGCATAAGATATAGTGGGAAGACCCATTTGAAATATGTAGAAAATGAGACTTTAGCAACTCCAATATAAACTACAAGCGCTCCCATTGTCGGTATTATCATATTTGTCAAACCGTCTCCAAGTTGGAAAGCCATAACCGCGGTCTGCCGCGTAAGCCCAACAACATCCGCAAGAGGAGCCATTATTGGCATAGTCACTGCGGCCTGCCCAGAACCAGAGGGAATAAAGAAATTAATGATCGACTGAATGATCAGCATTCCAAGAGCAGAGAGTGACGACGGCACCTGCTTGAGGGGAATAGAAAGGCCATAAATGACTGTATCAAGTATATTTCCATTTGTAAGAACGACAGATACCGATCTGGCAAAACCTATGCATATTACCCCAACAAATATACCGGCGCAGGCCTTGCCCATAATTTCGCATATTTTTTCATTATTGAAACCTGCTACAACTCCTGCAATAATGCCAGAAATTAGCCACAAAGCTCCTATTTGTGCAAAATTCCACTGCCACAACATTGGCCCCACCATTTGGAGTCCGATTGTAACAAGCAGCATTACAGTCAATATCTTTTGACGTCCTGTCATCTTTTCTTTCTGAAGCGCTTCAATATCAATATCGGCAGCCGACGGGTTCACAAAACCGGTCACACTTGCGGAAGGGTTTGCCTTAACCTTGGCTGCATATCGCAGTACAAACCAAAAGGTAACCACCATCATAACGAGCCATACGACAACCCTGAAACCCATCGCAGAGTAAACGGGCAGACCGGCTATGCCCTGTGCCACGGCGACGGTATAAACATTAATAGGACCATACGCAAAAGCGGCAAATGTAGGAATCATAGCAATAGCAAGTCCCGTCATAACATCACACCCGCACGCAAGCGCTAATGCTATGGTCATCGGTACAAACGGAATGTGAAGCTCAAAAGCTCCCATGGCCCCGCGAATAGCAAAAAAGGCCATAAGAGCACCCATTATCATAAGGTAATTTCCGCGGCATACTTTCATTATCCAGCCAACCATTTTATGCAGAGTGCCGCTTTCCGTATATACGTCGGTAGCCGCAATCGTGAACCATATCATAGACATGATAGCCATAGAAGCGGTAAGTCCATCTATTATAGCTACAAACCAATTAAAGGGTGATACCGGAGTCTGTTTCACATAATGAAAAGTAGATGGGTCTATGACCTGCCGGCCGGCGACTTCAACTCGATCATAAACACCGGCGGGAACTATATAGGTCATAACTCCAGCAAGAATGAGGCAGAATAGAATGATGGTCCATACGTGCGGTACTTTGATTCCTTTGTTTGCGGTTTCTGATGAGAGCATTGATTTTTTCATTTTAAACTATCCCTCCAACCCAAAAGTTTTTTGCATAAATTAACGAGTTACCGATTCAGAAGATTTTTGTGGATTTTTCCTCCCTGGGCAATAAGAAGCAAATTATTTTGGTGATCCTTAAAAAGATTAATATTGTCAAGAGGATCGCCTTTGACGAGGAGAATATCGGCGAGTTTGCCAACTTCGAGCGTACCTGTTATATTGTCCACCTTCAAAATCTCCGCATTAGTTTTGGTAAAAGAAACTATCGCCCCCATTGCTCCCTGCGCTTTTGCCTGATAGGCTATTGCGCCCGAAGCATATTTCGTATTAGTTCCGGTTAAGTCGCTTCCACCCCCTATAGGTATACCGGCATCCATAGCATTGTGTATAGCCTCGTACCCGCGTTCGCAAACAGATACGAACTTATCGTATATAAATGGAGAAATCAGCTCTCTGCTTTTTTCTATTACTATTTCATAAGTTATCTGCGTTGGTACGATATAAGAGCCCTTTTGAGCCACAATAGCCGCTGTTTCTTTTGTCATAAGATTTGCATGTTCGATGGTACGTATGCCGGCATTGGCGCTGAGTAAAATGCTCCGGTTAGAATAACTGTGAGAAGCCACATAGCTGCCCACCGACTCGGCAACCTCTACAGCCGCCTTAAGTTCATCAAGGGTATATTGGGAAGTCTCTGGTCCTTGAGTAGGGCTGGCGCACCCGCCACCACACATGATTTTTATAAAATCAGCGCCGCGGCGAACATTCTCACGGCTCGCTTTCAAAACTTCCGGCACTCCATCTGCAATAGTTGCACGAAAGCCCATATACGGCTCTGTATAGACGCGTGTCTCCGAGGCTACACGGTCATCTCCGTGCCCACCAGTCTGTGCGATAACGCTCCCACAAACTTTAAGACGCGGCCCTGAAACATAACCCATTTCAACAGCCTGTTTAAATCCAAGATCCGCCCCCCCAGTGTCGCGCGCGTAAGTATATCCCTGGTCCAGCGCCTCCTTGAGATTTTTGAACATTCTGGCTGCCATCAGCCCTGGAGCATTGCGTCGAGAAAGGTTTATTACCTCTATTTCAACAAGGCCGAGATGCATGTGGGCATCTATCAAACCTGGCATTATAGTATTCCCGCGACAATCAAACACCTCCGAAGAAACTGGCGCATGTAGGTTTTTCCCAATATCTTTGATAGTATCATTCTCTACTAAAAGAGATATATTTTCTTCTGGTTCTCCACCATTGCCATCTATCAGATTTACATTATTAAAAAGTTTATAGTCCACCTTCATACCTCTCTTTATAATATGTCGTCCGTGTTCCAAACCTTAATAGCAATATATCATATACGATATATACTATATTATGCATTATATACCGCGCGCGTATGGTATGCAACCCTGGACCATAACAATAAATAGCCGCTGAAACGG
This genomic interval carries:
- a CDS encoding carbon starvation protein A, whose product is MISFLIALAFLIGGYCIYGAYIERLFSPDDRKTPAVQHPDGVDYVPLETWRIFLIQVLNIAGLGPIFGALSGALWGPVVYFWIVFGTIFAGAVHDYLSGMLSERHDGASISEIVGIYLGPTMKTVMRVFSVVLLVLVGTTFSTGPAGLLAILTPEALNANFWLAVILVYYFLATLLPIDKIIGKLYPIFGIALIVMCLGVGGGLIFEGYDMPEIWDNFYNQSPTGLPIWPLMFITVACGAISGFHATQSPLMARCLRSERDGRKIFYGAMVAEGVIALVWAAAGVSVYNGTQGLAAEMSQAGLSNLVYNICVTLLGSVGGGLALLGVVACPITSGDTAFRSARLTIADWFGIDQKPNGKRLMLSVPLLLCGALLSQMNFSIIWRYFSWSNQTLAMMALWACAVWLAQKKSNFWVAAVPATFMSAVSSTYILVAPEGFGPCISSMMSGTAGLKGAAMIEAAAKFGYPAGILFAAVCFGTFYFKCVKKA
- a CDS encoding GntR family transcriptional regulator, whose amino-acid sequence is MMQPLIKVPTLSELAYESIKEQILSCRIRPGEKINIDHYSESLGVSTTPVREALSKLQQEGLVHYIPRTGWKISRISKQEFRKLQELKSLLEITLAERAMPFIKPKDIPQMIVLNNQMKELFKPGSDGKPDLEKLLEANDRFHMYIFNFYDNDLMIEILQQTWNNLRYARLIWISSEEFLNNFYDEHNEIIKSIKDKDGVALRNAVEKHLCCGLGYMEACLEDK
- a CDS encoding amidohydrolase family protein, which encodes MDYKLFNNVNLIDGNGGEPEENISLLVENDTIKDIGKNLHAPVSSEVFDCRGNTIMPGLIDAHMHLGLVEIEVINLSRRNAPGLMAARMFKNLKEALDQGYTYARDTGGADLGFKQAVEMGYVSGPRLKVCGSVIAQTGGHGDDRVASETRVYTEPYMGFRATIADGVPEVLKASRENVRRGADFIKIMCGGGCASPTQGPETSQYTLDELKAAVEVAESVGSYVASHSYSNRSILLSANAGIRTIEHANLMTKETAAIVAQKGSYIVPTQITYEIVIEKSRELISPFIYDKFVSVCERGYEAIHNAMDAGIPIGGGSDLTGTNTKYASGAIAYQAKAQGAMGAIVSFTKTNAEILKVDNITGTLEVGKLADILLVKGDPLDNINLFKDHQNNLLLIAQGGKIHKNLLNR
- a CDS encoding AbgT family transporter, with translation MKKSMLSSETANKGIKVPHVWTIILFCLILAGVMTYIVPAGVYDRVEVAGRQVIDPSTFHYVKQTPVSPFNWFVAIIDGLTASMAIMSMIWFTIAATDVYTESGTLHKMVGWIMKVCRGNYLMIMGALMAFFAIRGAMGAFELHIPFVPMTIALALACGCDVMTGLAIAMIPTFAAFAYGPINVYTVAVAQGIAGLPVYSAMGFRVVVWLVMMVVTFWFVLRYAAKVKANPSASVTGFVNPSAADIDIEALQKEKMTGRQKILTVMLLVTIGLQMVGPMLWQWNFAQIGALWLISGIIAGVVAGFNNEKICEIMGKACAGIFVGVICIGFARSVSVVLTNGNILDTVIYGLSIPLKQVPSSLSALGMLIIQSIINFFIPSGSGQAAVTMPIMAPLADVVGLTRQTAVMAFQLGDGLTNMIIPTMGALVVYIGVAKVSFSTYFKWVFPLYLMLMGVGAVGLLIATFIKLGPF